The nucleotide sequence CGCGGGCTGCGCGGGTCCCCGTTCCGGAGATCGATGTGCGGTCGTCCACGGTGCAGTCCTACCTCTCCGGAGCGCGCGGGCCGTTCGACGTCGTGTTCATCGACCCGCCCTACGACGTGCCGGACGCCGAACTGCTCGCCGTGCTCACGGCCTTGGAGCCGCTGCTCTCCGACGACGCCGAGGTCTGCGTCGAGCGGAGCGCCCGCACGCCGGATCCGAGCCTCCCCGCCGGTCTCACCCTCGTGCGCCGCAAGTCCTACGGCGAGACCGCCATCCACTGGCTCGCCCCCCTCCGCCCCTAGCCCCTCTTCTCACGGCTCCGCCCACCGTCGAGTCCACAAACTTTGCACGCTCTCGGGATGGATCGTGTGCAAAGTTTGCGGACTCGACGGTGGGGGGTGGGGGTCAGCGGGGGGCGGAGGGGGTCAGCCGCGGCGGCCGTCCCATTCGAGGTAGGGGTCCCAGCCGCCGCGCTCGTCGAAGGGGGTGCCCGCGACGAGGAGGCCCCGGCCGTCGCGGACGGTGCCGATCGGGCGGAAGCCTCCGGGGAGGGCGGTGCCGGGCGGGAAGGTCGCGAGGAGGCCGTGGTCCTCTCCCCCGGTCAACGCCGTCCGAGGGTCCGGGCCGAGGACAGCGGGGTCGAGGTCGATCGCCAGACCGCTCGCCTCGGCGACGCGACGGGCGTCCAACGCGAGTCCGTCGCTCAGGTCGAGCATCGCCGTCGCGCCGGCGTCGGCCGCGAGTGGTCCGTCGGCGATCGGCGGACGCGGCCGCAGCTGTGCGGAGACGGTGTCGGGATGCGCGGCCACGACGGCCGCGAGACGGGCGGCATCCGGCTCTCCCGCCTCATCCACCGCCTCCGTGAACAGCGTGCGCAGGCCGGCAGCCGCCTGCCCGAGAGCCCCGGAGACGGCCACGACGTCTCCCGGACGTGCGCCGCTCCGGAGCACCGGGCGACGGCCGCCGAGATCGCCGAACGCCGTCACCGCGATGGTCAGCGTCTGCGACACCGACAGGTCGCCACCGACCACGCCGCAGCCCGGAGCCAGCTCGGTGCACGCCAGCCGGAAGCCGTCGGCGACCCCCTCCAGCCACGCGACCGGGGTCTCCGGCGGCGCCGCGATCGCGACGACGAGGGCGGTCGGGACGGCGCCCATCGCCGCCACGTCCGACAGGTTCGTCGCCGCGGCCT is from Leifsonia sp. 466MF and encodes:
- the thiL gene encoding thiamine-phosphate kinase; protein product: MGISGSDAAGITIGEASEREALKRIFPRLPESDATLVGPGDDAAVLAAPDGRFVVTTDMMVHGPDFRLAWSGPVDLGWKAAATNLSDVAAMGAVPTALVVAIAAPPETPVAWLEGVADGFRLACTELAPGCGVVGGDLSVSQTLTIAVTAFGDLGGRRPVLRSGARPGDVVAVSGALGQAAAGLRTLFTEAVDEAGEPDAARLAAVVAAHPDTVSAQLRPRPPIADGPLAADAGATAMLDLSDGLALDARRVAEASGLAIDLDPAVLGPDPRTALTGGEDHGLLATFPPGTALPGGFRPIGTVRDGRGLLVAGTPFDERGGWDPYLEWDGRRG
- the rsmD gene encoding 16S rRNA (guanine(966)-N(2))-methyltransferase RsmD; the protein is MTRIVSGFAGSLSLQVPKSGTRPTSDRVREAIFSALDARDALHGARVLDLYAGSGALGLEAASRGAVSVVLVEKGAAAAQVCKRNAAAVVSAARAARVPVPEIDVRSSTVQSYLSGARGPFDVVFIDPPYDVPDAELLAVLTALEPLLSDDAEVCVERSARTPDPSLPAGLTLVRRKSYGETAIHWLAPLRP